acaaggactcctgttttactgaaatcagttttgaccaacatggttgacgactgatactgaaagctcttcagtaatgaattatcagttaagttgctggaacttaactgattcaagtaagggcttcagtcgtgtttgctaagatagagatgatatcactcttccttactatcagaggattgttcagtcagatagatatcatacgcagcggaaattaaacatagtttcgtaatagcctcggtggagcaagttgttggattaaggtttctctttgctattagtcagtgttcagttttatcaatagaaatagcacaagtaagaatgtaaaactgaaagctgtaaatagcacagagacttttacttggttcggaaaaaccctttcctacatccacggctggttgatcagaccaacaatccactccgcaagtgcttcactggtgcactgcaaaccgtacccgtgtgcttgcctggtgcacacaaccgtaaactgaagaaaacccttcttcagcacccacacacctcgcgtaggatttccctgctaagcacacttcgtgctcagacttttcactcagagttcagagtaccttcctgaactccgaaccactcaaacactcttatgggggagaggtttaaacgagtgccaactatacttacaaagaacaagttctttgaagcaagtttgacctttggcttctgggtaaacagatatatgcctagggtctaagagaatgtaagtaatcagcagtgactgattttggctttggaattctcttcttcgattcaagctttggggaggttaagctttaggctgagtagcaatttcggcagagcttcagcttatgtcgttgaatcggtgaaggttgaagtgatcctcgagcgctatttgtaggagaactcttgaatagatccgttggcgtaaattgtcctcaagatttcttccgttggagagaaattcgaatttgggctaaggcttcaatcttcgaggttccttgtctgtgtggaaacggctctctttgatggacaggagatgtgacatctctgaaaagtaaccaccagataggaatgacctctgcagagataagatattctgagatctctgcatttaatgcggctgtacttgtgcgtacgtggcttcctctgaacgttggaagatcagtcctaggaggaatgttcaactgatacttgactttagtatcagtccattgcgcgcattaaataatcagtcttcaactgattcttcaactgatacttcagttggtaactgcagtcttcagtcttcagtcttcgttcttcagtcttcagtcttcgacaccgcaactaaactagaaacgaactctaacacttgagttcaaaatgattctagtctattacatataagtcctatgaattttggtatcatcaaaacaagggttaagatattccacaaggttcccaacagctTAAATAAATCCTAGATTTTTCAAATCTCACCAAATATCCTAGAgaataatctaatattatcttatgaaaaatcggggtgttacatccctccctccttataaaaatttcatcATCGAAATTTGCTTACCTTGGTTACTCAACTCGGGGACCGGGCTCGTTGTTGTTTATTTTAACTCTTTTCTATTGGTGCAATCTTTAACCATATGTCCTGGTCTTCCACATTTAAAGCAAACATTTGTCCCCATCCGACATTCTCCTAAGTGAGGTTTGTGACATTGGGGACACACAGGTTTTTGTCCCTGAAATCCCCACTGTTGAGGGTATTGTTGGTTTTGCTGCTGCGGTTGTCGTAGTTGTTGCTGAAACtgtggttgttgttgttgttgtgattGTTGTGGTGATggttctctaaaaaaaattctttttgaATTTCCTTCTTCGAACGATTCGacttcccattttctcttttcccTATTTCCATCAAATTGTTGTATAGGattcttctctctttcttttggtaATAATGACTCAATGTTCAAAGCCCTTGTTAGTGATTGGGCATAGGTTAGTGTTCCTTGACTAACCAATGATATTGCAATATCAGGATGCATGCAGCCCTTTTTTGAACTTGTCCGCCTTcttttcatcagtatccaccagTTGTGGATAGTATCTTGACAATCGATTAAATTGACGATCATATTCTGTTACTGTATTCTTTCCATGTCTTAAATTCCAAAACTCATTCTGTCTCTTTTGCCTATAGCATTCTGGAATAAATTTTTCAAACAGCTTTTCcttgaagtcttcccaagtcaAAGTGTCCTTTTGTGCCTGAGTCATAGTCCTTTCTACTgactcccaccagaagtcagcctcATCAATCATTTGGTATTTTGCACAAATTACCTTCTCTTTATCGTCACACCTTATATAGGTAAATATTCTTTCTATCGTGCTAACCCATTTTTCAGCGTCTACTGGATCACCTAAGCCATCAAAAGTTGGAGGGTGTTGTTTCCTGAACATATTTTCGGTATCACGAATTGGAATATGATTAACTAGTTCCTCATTCTCGCGGTTTCCGTTGTTTCTACCTCGGGTTCTAGTTGCCATCTGTCATAAAAGATATCCTTAATAAGTCTTTCTATCAGCTAACATAACTAAGTTCAATGCAGCATTTGGATTATTCAATGTCATCATTTCACTATATCCTTTTCTTGTCACTTTCTTTTGTCATAAAAGTAATCAAATAATTTCAACCAAAATGCATAGAAGAAATCAACCATGATATTGAAGCATATCTTTAATGCATAACAATATATGTATTTTACAATACATTCCTTGTGAGAAACTCATATGCGAAACTCAAATAAAATATTCCATCAATTATTTCCCGAATAATCATTTCTGCGCGCATTTACGAATATGCAATTTGAACACATACAACTTTTAATTCATGAttcttatataaataacataccTCGGTGGAGAGATAGCTAGCTGGGGTTGCTgcatttacataattaattaaatataccataatttatttattcactGATTAAATCAAAGTCAAGAATATTACTTTGATATTAATCGGGTACCAAACTGGGAGCGCGGATCCGACAGGAttctgctctgataccactctgtcacgccCAAATTCCCGAAGGAAGGCACAAATGTCGGAACGTGACTAGGGGTTGAATTTAAGAAGCGGGAAAGAAaggggataataataataataataataataataataataataataatacatagaTAACTTAATTAAGTagcaatatttttaatattaaagtcGGAAAGTTTGGCTCAGCACGCTGGTGGTTTAGAACCGGTCTACAAATACGTGTGGCTAAACAATCGGACAtttaattacaaattttaataaagcggTAAATGATGGGGTAACCTAATCTAGCTCGCCAAAAGGAGTTGACCGACCAGCTCACTCATGAAATTGGCatagcacaacatgatcatgagGGCTTTGGTCAAGCGTCCAAGAGGGGCTGACCACATGCACTCTCCATCGAGcggtaaataataaataatttgcgtgcaaataaataataataccaaacattctatatatataatctttgattataatttttacatactCAAAATGTATAATagactttttattataatagtTATTTCAAAATATTGCAGCCAGCCCTCCACAGCTGCTTCCATCTCCACCACCTTAATGACctgaaaagattaaaagaattttgggctgagtactagtgtacccaGTGGGTCATGCATTTTTGAAATGATCATTTTCATATGATAGTCCATGCATGTACGTGAattatagaaggttttaaaaataaacatttaacttctataatcacaaaatattttcattcatttgcGCGCGCCATACCGTATCACCACTGTTACCCTTATCATTTCATTCGTAGTCCCTGGGCGACCCCTGGGAAGTAATCATTCATTCATTAACTAGATGGGACCCTGGGACAAACCCACGTCAGCTACACCATCTAGCTGGATTAAGGGCAAACCCAAAATCCTCATTTCGTCTATAAGGCTCGTGGGGATCAATCCACTACCTTAAGACAGTGCGTACAACTTTTAATAGGTGTGTCAGACCCATTAAAAGTCACAATTGTTAACATAAGAGCATTAAACAGTGGAATAACATGAAAATATTTCATGGACAtatcacattttattaaattgaggtttattataaaagaaaaagaaaaaaaacccttgaaagcacaaagacgcagactaagggcacaaagCTCTAAAAGAGAATGAAAAACTAAGgagcaaaacaaaacaaaaggaaCCGAAACAACTTAATACATGAAATCAGGAAAAtcatccatttcatccgaccaacgtcccTGAACGACTTTATTCATTGCATTCATACTGGGCCTATTGGTAAGGTCGACCACAAACTCCCTTGGCTTGTAtcccatttcctccgcatttctAAGTATACTTTTAATGCAGccttccggaattgcatgtaCATACTCTCTTCCCTTTCCTGATCCCTTTGGAcggccacgtccgcgcttctgctTTGAGAGTAACTGCATTCCTTGATTAACCTGCTCGTCTAACCGATTTACACGATTCGCAATATCCTCGGGAGTAGGATTGGACTGCTTATCACCATTAACCTCCTTAATTGGAGAATTAACATGCTGGCCCTTGAGACCTTCTGCCCCAACTACCAATTGCTGCTCTGTTACAGATTCTCCAATCTCGCCCGCTGAGGACATATTAGCGTCACCCACATCCACATCACCCACAACATCTGCAATAATCGTCTCCTCCTCTTCAGAGCTACACTCTTGGAGAGGCTTGTCATAAACCGAATTCTGGACCGGTTTCGTGAAAGCCTCCAATAAATCTGGTCCTGTCATCGTAGCCGCATCCGTCCCATGACTTGAATCCTCAATAGCAAGAACGTCAAATCTATTACCTTTAGCAGGAGAAATTTCCCTCAAAGCCGGAGAACCTACAACCAAAGTTTTCACCACCGATCCCCTCGGAGTGAACTGCTGCTGCTCCGTCAATGGAGCAGCCTGCTGCTGCTCAGTCTCTGGCTGAGATTGTTGGCCGTCTGCAGCCTCCTCAATCGCATCAACCGCCTGCCATTGTCGTCTATTTACAACAGGAAGCTGTTGCTTAACTCCACCCGTGTCTAAAGCGGGCTTCCTTCCAACCAAAGCTGAGTTATCTCCTTCAAATTGCCCATTCTGTTGAAGCTTACGACACATAGTTGGCGCATGTCCCGTGATTCGGCAACGAGAACAATAGAGAGGTAAGTTTTCAAAAACAAATTCCACGTGAAAAGAAACTGTCTCTCCGTCAATGGGAAGGGTTTTTGGAAGAGGTTGCGATATGTCGATTTCAATCAATATCCTCACGTATTGTCCGAAGTCCCGAGCAGCCGAAGCACCATCAATCGCTAACGGATGCCCTAAAAATTTGCCGATACCCGAAATTATTTCCGGATTCCAGAAGTCAATCGGGTGATAATGGATGCGAACCCAAACGTTAGCTAATGGAGAATTTACTTTGAACGGATCAAAGCATTTCGTCCATTCGCGAATACGTAGTTGACCTTTAGCCAATTCCCATAGAAGTTGTCCTTTGGCTAAAGCTTTGTCCTCCGCATTAGAAAAGCGCAAAGTAAAGTACCCCTTCCCAAGCGGTATTAATTGCCATTCGTTAGAGATGTTCCACATATGCTGTAATTCAGTTTTCAACTCCAACGTAAACCTTGGCTTATCTCCTTAGTGCGACAGAAGACGACCGATAAAAGCGAATTTGAAGTTCTCAACCTCTTTAAGATACATCTCCTGAGGGATTTTCAAGGAAAACTGATTACCTTCCTTCGTGGGGCGTAGGGCATTAAATTTGTGAGCCGGAAGATGTGGTCGTTTGACCGTTCTGTTGAGGGCAGCATCTGCATAGGACTTCTCTGCTGCGGAGAAAGAGTTCATTGCTGGGATCACAGTAGTTCCCCTAAGACCTTGTGGCGGTTGCTCAAGGTTCACCGCCGTACTACTGTGGTTTGCTGGAAGATTCGCTGTAGGGGGACGTGGGGCGGAGAGCGGGCGCCCCCCTATGGCCAGAATTCGGCTGCTATCCTCCAAGATCGGACGTCCAGCAGCATCACTCGAAGGCGAGTTAGGGTTATGAGATGGAGTAGTAGAACGTGGTGAAGGATGGAAGTTTGCGGAGATAGAGGGAAGATTCAGTCCCCCCTTTCCCCGAGGACCGAACGGCGAGAGAGCGGCCATCGTCCGGCGGCAAGAATCAGAAGATGGCGGCTAGGGTTGAGTCGCTAAGTTTTAACatcagagcttaataactcaaatatattttgGAAAATAGAACCCACCTTTTATCTAGTATTGGTCGACACctcttgtcttttaatatttctGCTTTATGATTTGTGGTTTATTGCAACCATCCGACCACATATTTATATAGGTGATTTATACCTATGCTGAGTCATTTATAGACGTATCCATAGGTTAGTAGGTTTGATTAGTATGGTTCTTAAATTCCTACACTTGTTTCGTAGCTTCGTAGGTTTTATTAGTCACTTTATCAATTTCTTACACTTGTTCCtacttaatataatatatatatatatatatatatatatatatatatatatatatactttgcaTGATTTTAACATAGGCTACGTAATAGTATTTTGTCcatgcatttatatatatatatatatatatatatatatatataggaattggttcaattgagatttatatatatattgagattttgagataaatgaacatataagtacattttgatgaacttgtcaattaatttttatgaacgcgcgttggtctagggttcaatccctacaagtggcgtgttttttaaataaattaaatagattcatatgttcatcagttatattggttatgttcaaagaatttattgatatgttcatttatctcaaaatctcaaaatatttaaaatctcaatataagctaaccctatatatatatatatatatatatatatatttaactcTTATATTTTCAATAACTAGTATACACTTttcgtttatatatatatatatatatatatatatatatatatatatatatgatagctAATCATTTAACTTAATTACAAAGCTAGCTTTATGGTACTATTATATTATaatgtaaatatttattaactaAAAGCTATTTAGTACAGCTATAGTATAgctatatatacgtatataatATGTAAACAATTagcttaagatatatatatctatacgctatatattatatatttataagcaatttttaaaagaatatattattatatatctattatatataagtatatttatttcacaaattctaaataaaatcctttagggaaaatatatatatgtttaaatttaggaaaataaataaataaataatatgacaATATAATGCAGTTGAGCTAATGCTGTGGAAATGCTTAAAGAAATGTAAatgcaaattttaaatataataaatgagtAACAACACATTTATTCTAAAATCTAATTTATTCTAGGCTTAAATAAATCCTAGATTTTTCAAATCTCACCAAATATCCTAGAgaataatctaatattatcttatgaaaaatcggggtgttacagttGCAAAATCCACTCCGATTGAATTCTTGTGCCCCAGGAAATCGCTGCGCGATTCTAATGTATGAAATAAAAGCATTGTGAATGAATTTGTGTATTGCGCACTTcttcttaaaaaatatttactGAATTCTTCGCATTCTTGTGTGCCCTAGAAATTTATTAGGAGATTATTGTATAGTAATATATAGTTTGAATTCCTGTGTGCAATCAAATTACAGAGCGATAATTGGGCAAAAAAAGTTACTGCGATTGAAGAACTTGTTCCCTATGAAATGTTTCAGCGATAATTGGGCAAAAAAAGCTCTTCGCATTATTGAATTCGAAATATCTGCTCTGATTTATCTTATAAAATTATCTATCTTGATTGTTTGAGCTATCTATAAGACTATGTTACCGACTTCATTAATTTGAAATTTCCTTCCTTTTATGAACACAAATATAGGGAAACCGAAAGAGAAACAGAGCGAAGGGTGGGACAACAGAGGTCAGTTTCTTGGCTCAGATAACTTGTAAATATATGTGATTTGTGGAGCATAGTGTTTGTGATTTTGTGAAGAGCTACTTGAGCCACCTGTGATTGTCTCGTGTGGTGATTATATGAAAATGACCGAGTCTTGTTGATTTGTTATGCCTTTTTTGTTCCATGCCCTAGTTAGGCATTGATGTTCATTTGAATTTGTGGAGACCGTGTTTTCTTCAGGTCGATTCTAGCATGAAAACTTAATGCTCCTATGTACTTTTCTCTGTTTCGGTATTCTTATCACCATATGCTCAATAGCAAAATCTTCTTGTATTATTCAACTGTATATATGGAAACCATAATTTGTCAAAAAGGTAGATGGCTAACTCAATAAAAAAGGTGTCAGTATATGTTTATATAGGGTTATTTCGAATGGAATGAATTTCAATTTACATGTATCTTGTGCTTTCATGTATCTTGTGCTGGAACTGCATGAtggaaaaggaaaaggaaaataaaaattgggcATGCTGCCATTCTTGTTCATTTCCTCTGTTCAATAACTCTAATTGTTGTATATTTTATCTAGCTTTATGAA
The genomic region above belongs to Salvia miltiorrhiza cultivar Shanhuang (shh) chromosome 5, IMPLAD_Smil_shh, whole genome shotgun sequence and contains:
- the LOC131026031 gene encoding uncharacterized protein LOC131026031, with translation MATRTRGRNNGNRENEELVNHIPIRDTENMFRKQHPPTFDGLGDPVDAEKWVSTIERIFTYIRCDDKEKVICAKYQMIDEADFWWESVERTMTQAQKDTLTWEDFKEKLFEKFIPECYRQKRQNEFWNLRHGKNTVTEYDRQFNRLSRYYPQLVDTDEKKADKFKKGLHAS